Proteins encoded by one window of Centroberyx gerrardi isolate f3 chromosome 21, fCenGer3.hap1.cur.20231027, whole genome shotgun sequence:
- the LOC139913965 gene encoding inosine-uridine preferring nucleoside hydrolase-like, with protein sequence MKRKLVIDVDTGVDDAQAIMVALAAPNVEVLGITCCHGNTPLDNVCKNALRILKVCKRLDIPVYRGCSEPLLGRKIHAGDFHGKDGLGDAPDPDAPGLELMQKEGAVEAMIRMVKENPGEVSLVATAPLTNLAMAVKLDPSFPEKLRGVYIMGGNTDSRGNTTVCGEFNFVADPEAAYIVLNRYSCPTYIASWEFSCKNSLPWSFCDAWLAQNTDKARFMERIFSHTMKMVQTARYQKELVSGAGFTSCDTYAMAAAIDDTFVTESEQVAVTVELEGTYTRGMMVLDHLELLKKQHKAIIMKTVDLEKFKKMLMDSLK encoded by the exons ATGAAGAGGAAGTTGGTGATTGACGTGGACACTGGGGTGGACGATGCCCAGGCCATCATGGTGGCTCTTGCGGCCCCCAATGTGGAAGTCCTGGGGATcacctgttgccatggcaacacaccCCTCGATAATGTCTGCAAGAATGCACTCCGTATCCTGAAGGTCTGCAAGAGACTGGAT ATCCCGGTGTACCGCGGCTGCTCGGAGCCCCTGCTGGGCCGGAAAATCCATGCGGGCGATTTCCATGGGAAGGACGGGCTCGGCGACGCCCCTGATCCAGATGCTCCAGGCCTGGAGCTGATGCAGAAGGAAGGAGCTGTGGAGGCCATGATCAGGATGGTCAAGGAGAACCCTGGGGAG gtgaGTCTGGTAGCCACGGCCCCCCTCACCAACCTGGCTATGGCAGTAAAACTGGACCCTTCCTTCCCTGAGAAACTTAGGGGGGTCTATATCATGGGAGGCAACACCGACT CCAGGGGCAACACCACAGTGTGTGGAGAGTTCAACTTTGTAGCGGATCCTGAGGCCGCCTACATCGTGTTAAACCGATACTCCTGTCCCACCTACATCGCTTCTTGGGAGTTCAGCTGCAAGAACAGCCTGCCATGG TCTTTCTGTGACGCTTGGCTGGCCCAAAACACTGACAAGGCTCGTTTCATGGAGAGGATTTTCAGCCACACCATGAAG ATGGTCCAGACTGCGAGGTATCAAAAGGAGCTGGTGTCAGGAGCTGGTTTCACTTCCTGTGACACCTACGCCATGGCTGCTGCCATCGACGACACATTTGTGACAGAGAGCGAACAG gtcGCAGTGACAGTGGAGCTGGAGGGGACCTACACCCGAGGCATGATGGTGCTGGATCATCTGGAGCTGCTGAAGAAGCAGCACAAGGCCATCATCATGAAGACGGTTGACCTGGAAAAGTTCAAGAAGATGCTGATGGACTCGCTGAAGTAG
- the unc50 gene encoding protein unc-50 homolog: MLPTTSQQGNGALSSRDAARHTAGAKRYKYLRRLLHFKQMDFEFALWQMLYLFTSPQRVYRNFHYRKQTKDQWARDDPAFLVVLSIWLCVSTIGFGLVLDMGFFETLKLLLWVVFIDCIGVGLLISTLMWVITNKYLLKHPSKDYDVEWGYAFDVHLNAFYPLLVILHFLQLFFINHIVVINSDWFLGYFVGNSLWLVAIGYYLYITFLGYNALPFLKNTVVLLYPFALLGLIYILSISLGWNFTQGLCWFYKYRVQ, translated from the exons ATGTTGCCGACCACCTCACAGCAGGGCAACGGCGCCCTCAGCTCCAGAGACGCCGCGCGCCACACGGCGGGCGCCAAACGCTACAAGTACCTACGGCGGCTGCTCCACTTCAAGCAGATGGACTTTGAGTTCGCCCTGTGGCAGATGCTTTACCTGTTCACCTCGCCGCAGAGGGTCTACCGCAACTTCCACTACAGGAAACAGACCAAGGACCAGTGGGCCAGGGACGATCCCGCTTTCCTGGTGGTGCTCAGCATCTGGCTATGTG TGTCAACAATAGGCTTTGGCCTGGTGCTGGACATGGGCTTCTTCGAGActctgaagctgctgctgtgggtGGTCTTCATTGACTGTATTGGAGTTGGCCTGCTCATATCCACCCTCATGTG GGTGATCACCAACAAGTACCTGCTGAAACACCCCAGTAAAGATTACGATGTGGAGTGGGGCTACGCATTTGATGTTCACCTCAACGCTTTCTACCCCCTGCTAGTCATCCTGCACTTCCTACAGCTCTTCTTCATCAACC ataTCGTGGTGATAAACTCAGACTGGTTCCTGGGTTACTTTGTAGGGAACAGTCTGTGGCTGGTAGCCATCGGGTATTATCTCTACATCACCTTCTTAGGGTACAACG CACTACCTTTCCTGAAAAACACAGTGGTGCTGCTGTACCCCTTCGCTCTCCTCGGCCTCATCTACATCCTGTCCATCTCTCTGGGCTGGAACTTCACACAGGGACTCTGCTGGTTCTACAAGTACCGAGTCCAGTAG